A window of the Serinus canaria isolate serCan28SL12 chromosome 20, serCan2020, whole genome shotgun sequence genome harbors these coding sequences:
- the VSTM2L gene encoding V-set and transmembrane domain-containing protein 2-like protein: MGALALALGIFHYLGLYLQLGAASRHPPWDAPAAGSALFTEIPHDMTAQAGEDVEMACSFRGSGSPSYSLEIQWWYVRNHKDWTDKQTWASSQLKSSPPEEPGKEATKISVVKVVGSNISHKLRLSRVKLEDEGTYECRVIDSSDGKARHHKVKAYLRVEAAGGPGHPQDTELREAPLAELAAPGSAHAHHHHHHHKAGRELKKRSADTSCVL; the protein is encoded by the exons ATGGGcgccctggccctggccctggggatTTTCCACTACCTGGGGCTCTACCTGCAGCTCGGCGCCGCCTCCCGGCACCCCCCGTGGGACGCCCCGGCGGCGGGCAGCG ctctcttcACCGAGATCCCACACGACATGACGGCGCAGGCGGGTGAGGATGTGGAGATGGCGTGCTCCTTCCGCGGCAGCGGCTCCCCCTCCTACTCCCTGGAGATCCAGTGGTGGTATGTCCGCAACCACAAGGACTGGACAGACAAACAGACATGGGCTTCCAGTCAG CTGAAATCATCACCACCAGAGGAGCCTGGGAAAGAGGCGACAAAAATCAGT GTGGTGAAAGTGGTCGGCAGCAACATCTCCCACAAGCTGCGGCTGTCGAGGGTGAAGTTGGAGGACGAGGGGACCTACGAGTGCCGAGTGATCGACTCCAGCGACGGCAAGGCACGGCACCACAAGGTGAAGGCGTACCTGCGGGTGGAGGCAGCGGGGGGCCCGGGGCACCCCCAGGACACCGAGCTGCGGGAGGCGCCGCTGGCAGAGCTCGCCGCGCCGGGCTCAGCCCACgcacaccaccaccaccaccaccacaaagCCGGGAGGGAGCTGAAGAAGCGCTCGGCAGACACCTCCTGTGTGCTGTAG